A stretch of Candidatus Vicinibacter affinis DNA encodes these proteins:
- a CDS encoding elongation factor Ts — translation MSFTLSATDVKNLRDATGAGMMDCKAALTEAEGDFEKAIEVLRKKGQKLSVKRADRDAKEGVVIAAVNPEKTRGIIVKLSSETDFVSKNEDFINNTKKIAEIALKNYPNTLEELLNLPFEGSTTIGEKTTDLVAAIGEKIEVTHFEKLEAPQVEFYIHMGNKAGVLIGLNKAGSQFSDAGKDAAMQVAAMKPVALDKGDVDSSIIAKEIEIGKEQARAEGKPEAMLEKIAMGKLEKFYKENTLLNQQFVKDGSHTIASYLKSIDKDLSIIGFKHVMLG, via the coding sequence ATGAGTTTTACATTATCAGCAACAGATGTGAAGAATCTCCGGGATGCAACAGGAGCCGGAATGATGGATTGCAAGGCAGCATTAACGGAAGCAGAAGGAGATTTTGAAAAAGCAATTGAGGTGCTGCGCAAAAAAGGGCAGAAACTTTCTGTTAAAAGAGCAGACCGAGATGCTAAAGAAGGAGTGGTGATTGCAGCAGTCAACCCTGAAAAGACTAGAGGAATTATAGTTAAGTTAAGTTCTGAAACAGATTTCGTTTCTAAAAATGAGGATTTCATCAACAATACTAAAAAGATTGCTGAAATCGCTTTAAAGAACTACCCAAACACCTTAGAAGAGCTCCTAAACCTTCCATTTGAAGGATCCACTACAATTGGGGAAAAGACCACTGATCTGGTAGCCGCAATTGGTGAAAAAATAGAAGTCACCCATTTTGAGAAATTGGAAGCTCCTCAGGTGGAGTTTTACATTCACATGGGTAATAAGGCAGGAGTATTAATAGGTCTTAACAAGGCTGGGAGTCAATTTAGTGATGCCGGCAAAGATGCCGCTATGCAAGTTGCTGCCATGAAGCCGGTAGCTTTAGATAAAGGGGATGTAGATTCTTCTATTATCGCAAAGGAAATAGAAATTGGAAAGGAACAAGCCAGAGCAGAAGGAAAACCTGAAGCTATGCTGGAAAAAATTGCAATGGGGAAGTTGGAAAAATTCTACAAAGAAAACACCTTATTGAATCAACAATTTGTAAAAGACGGTAGTCATACAATTGCAAGTTATCTCAAATCAATAGATAAAGATCTTAGTATTATAGGTTTCAAACATGTAATGCTCGGGTAA
- the rpsB gene encoding 30S ribosomal protein S2: protein MEKPTYQQMLDAGVHFGHLKKKWNPKMRPYIFKEHKGVHLIDLNRTSDCMEKAAQALKQIAKSGKKIMFVATKKQAREIVTNAAKSVNMPYVTDRWLGGMMTNFTTIRRSVKKMNNIERMLTDSTVTNITKKERLTLSRERNKMDRVLGGISNLNRLPSAILVVDIHHEHLAIQEAEKLGVRTFAMVDTNSDPNQVDFPIPSNDDSSKSIALITSYLAEAIKEGLAERGNEGNAEN, encoded by the coding sequence ATGGAAAAACCTACATATCAACAAATGTTAGATGCCGGTGTTCACTTCGGACATCTAAAGAAAAAATGGAACCCGAAAATGAGGCCTTATATCTTTAAGGAACATAAAGGGGTTCATTTAATTGACCTTAACCGCACCTCTGATTGCATGGAAAAAGCTGCACAAGCTTTGAAACAAATTGCCAAGTCGGGTAAGAAAATCATGTTTGTGGCCACAAAAAAGCAAGCAAGAGAAATTGTTACCAATGCAGCAAAGAGTGTAAATATGCCTTACGTAACCGATAGGTGGTTGGGGGGCATGATGACAAACTTCACTACCATTCGTCGTTCTGTAAAAAAGATGAACAACATTGAGCGAATGTTAACAGATTCTACTGTCACCAATATTACCAAAAAAGAAAGATTGACACTCAGCCGAGAGAGAAATAAAATGGACAGGGTTCTTGGTGGTATTTCAAATTTGAACAGATTGCCTTCAGCCATTTTAGTTGTAGACATCCATCATGAACATTTGGCTATCCAAGAAGCTGAAAAACTGGGTGTAAGAACGTTTGCGATGGTGGACACCAATTCGGATCCGAATCAAGTTGATTTTCCGATTCCTTCTAATGATGACAGTTCAAAATCAATTGCTCTTATTACCAGCTATCTTGCTGAAGCCATTAAAGAAGGTTTAGCTGAACGCGGAAATGAAGGCAATGCTGAGAATTAA
- the rpsI gene encoding 30S ribosomal protein S9 → MEIINAVGRRKAAVARAYLSKNEGTDPSVTINGRSLDQYFPIKDIAQKVLDPMQSVEGGAGYTVKITVDGGGLKGQAEAIRMAISRALCKVDADFRQPLKEKRFLTRDSREVERKKFGKRKARRSSQFSKR, encoded by the coding sequence ATGGAAATTATCAACGCAGTAGGAAGACGTAAGGCAGCTGTTGCCAGGGCTTACCTTTCTAAAAACGAGGGTACTGACCCTTCTGTCACTATTAACGGACGAAGTCTTGATCAATACTTCCCCATTAAAGACATAGCTCAAAAAGTATTGGATCCGATGCAAAGTGTTGAAGGTGGCGCCGGGTATACCGTTAAAATTACCGTAGACGGTGGTGGACTAAAAGGTCAGGCCGAAGCAATCAGGATGGCTATCTCCAGAGCTCTTTGTAAAGTGGATGCTGATTTCAGGCAACCACTCAAGGAGAAAAGATTTCTTACAAGAGACTCAAGAGAAGTCGAACGTAAGAAATTTGGAAAAAGAAAGGCAAGACGTTCTTCACAGTTTAGCAAGCGTTAA
- the rplM gene encoding 50S ribosomal protein L13: MNTLSYRTSHARPEDVKHRWFVVDAENLVVGRMSSRIAHILKGKHRVDYTPHIDCGDYVIVINAEKVRFTGKKMDDKNYLTYSGYPGGQKSATPRELLNRIPTRVVETAVRKMLPKNKLGDAMYKKLFVYAGPEHYHQAQKPEVITF; the protein is encoded by the coding sequence GTGAATACTTTAAGTTACAGGACAAGTCACGCCAGACCAGAGGATGTAAAACACCGATGGTTTGTGGTTGATGCCGAGAACCTGGTTGTCGGACGTATGTCGTCTCGAATAGCCCATATATTAAAAGGCAAACACCGTGTGGATTATACACCACATATAGATTGTGGAGATTACGTGATTGTGATCAATGCGGAGAAAGTAAGATTTACCGGAAAGAAAATGGATGACAAGAATTACCTAACCTATAGTGGTTATCCGGGAGGTCAGAAGTCTGCTACCCCAAGGGAATTGCTGAACAGGATCCCCACAAGAGTGGTGGAGACAGCGGTGCGAAAAATGTTACCTAAAAACAAATTAGGTGATGCCATGTACAAAAAATTATTTGTTTACGCAGGTCCGGAGCATTATCATCAAGCTCAGAAGCCTGAAGTCATTACATTTTAA
- a CDS encoding response regulator: protein MLKKYNILIIEDNAEMRENIGEILNLAGYDTVLAVDGLDGIQKARQFNPDLILCDIMMPNLDGFGVLKIKSQDEVLRNIPLIFLTAKAEKEDFRKGMNLGAEDYLMKPFEDSDLLQVIESKLLKYSRLGATIQNKRLSSLIRFDEFKKLEIVQELIQSVPSKEYGKKSKLWTYEESVHSIHWLEDGMIKESMDTVGFKTIILNFLNNHNFVDAHYLFQPKYHSQCETIEPSLVKMLPKQKLEEIIIKENLLPSLLSFTSRQYYEMAKRLSVNSFGNVREKIAYHLIILEKSFNHQMIQLSREDLAAFCGMAKETLIRTLSEFKEEKLIEIDAKGISIKNYKKLECIFE, encoded by the coding sequence ATGTTAAAGAAATATAATATACTCATTATTGAAGACAACGCAGAAATGCGTGAGAATATAGGTGAAATACTTAACCTTGCCGGGTATGATACCGTGCTTGCAGTAGATGGACTGGATGGCATCCAAAAGGCAAGGCAGTTTAACCCAGATCTTATACTGTGTGACATCATGATGCCAAATTTAGACGGATTTGGGGTGCTTAAGATTAAAAGCCAGGATGAAGTGCTCAGGAACATTCCCTTGATTTTTCTGACAGCAAAAGCGGAGAAAGAAGATTTCAGAAAGGGTATGAATCTTGGAGCCGAGGATTATTTGATGAAACCATTTGAAGATTCGGACCTTCTTCAGGTTATTGAAAGCAAGTTATTGAAATATTCAAGGCTGGGAGCTACGATACAAAACAAAAGACTCTCTTCCTTAATTCGTTTTGACGAATTTAAGAAGTTAGAAATTGTGCAGGAGCTCATTCAATCCGTTCCATCCAAGGAATATGGAAAGAAAAGCAAACTTTGGACCTATGAAGAGAGCGTTCATTCTATTCATTGGTTAGAGGACGGAATGATCAAGGAAAGTATGGATACTGTTGGTTTTAAAACCATCATTTTAAACTTTTTAAACAACCATAATTTTGTTGATGCCCACTATCTTTTTCAACCGAAGTATCATTCTCAATGTGAAACGATTGAACCATCCTTAGTCAAGATGTTACCAAAACAAAAATTAGAGGAAATTATCATTAAAGAAAATCTTTTACCAAGTTTGCTTTCGTTTACTTCTCGTCAATATTATGAGATGGCTAAAAGACTTTCTGTGAATTCTTTTGGAAATGTGCGGGAAAAAATTGCCTATCACCTCATCATTTTGGAAAAATCATTTAATCATCAAATGATTCAATTGAGTCGTGAGGATCTTGCCGCCTTTTGTGGTATGGCTAAAGAGACGCTGATCAGAACTTTGAGTGAATTTAAAGAAGAGAAACTAATTGAAATCGATGCCAAAGGGATTTCTATAAAAAACTATAAGAAGCTGGAGTGTATTTTTGAATAG
- a CDS encoding PAS domain-containing sensor histidine kinase, with amino-acid sequence MNPDIHQYFNDSNFLVSVFNTAIDGIIVIDHRGRMLKLNESASNLFGYAQEELIGNNVNKLIPEPDHSKHDGYIQNYLQTGIKKIIGIGREVTGLKKDGTLFPMRLAISQIEVDGIIFFTGIVHDLSAQKESEKKLQNLTRSLEDQVQSRTGQLQETINQLSATNRNLEEEIEFRKSVERRLKLREQELLDSLEKERDLGILKSRFVSIASHEFRTPLANILSSISLISKYDTNELLEKRNSHIEKIKKNIHYLSGILNEFLTLTRIEEGKFELKPQDINLIELITELIEDFSAIKKKDQRLTLVYKPGFDDLVYSDKSCLKHILNNVISNAIKYSGEGSLVEISLQSHLDSVAITVNDEGIGIPDEEKKFIFDIFFRGTNVLNIQGTGLGLNIVKKYLDSINGSISFSSVQPKGTKVSILIPRYVKEI; translated from the coding sequence ATGAATCCTGACATACATCAATATTTTAATGACAGCAACTTCCTCGTTTCAGTCTTCAATACAGCTATTGATGGTATCATTGTTATTGATCACAGGGGGCGGATGCTTAAATTAAATGAAAGCGCATCTAACCTATTCGGTTACGCTCAGGAAGAACTTATAGGCAATAATGTAAATAAGTTGATTCCCGAACCTGATCATTCAAAGCATGATGGATATATTCAAAACTATTTACAAACAGGTATAAAAAAAATAATTGGAATTGGAAGAGAAGTCACAGGGTTGAAAAAAGATGGGACACTTTTTCCTATGCGGCTTGCCATAAGCCAAATTGAAGTAGATGGAATCATTTTTTTCACCGGAATAGTTCATGACCTGAGTGCACAAAAGGAGAGTGAAAAAAAACTCCAAAACCTCACCCGTTCACTGGAAGATCAGGTCCAATCCAGAACCGGTCAGTTACAAGAGACCATAAATCAACTGAGTGCGACAAATAGAAATCTAGAAGAGGAAATTGAATTCAGAAAAAGTGTTGAGCGCAGACTTAAGTTAAGGGAACAAGAATTATTGGATTCCCTTGAAAAAGAAAGGGATCTCGGAATTTTGAAATCCAGGTTTGTTTCAATTGCTTCCCATGAATTTAGAACACCCCTTGCTAATATTCTGAGTTCGATTTCGCTGATTAGCAAATACGATACAAATGAATTACTTGAAAAAAGAAATTCACATATTGAAAAAATAAAAAAGAATATCCATTATTTAAGTGGAATCTTAAATGAATTTCTTACGCTTACCCGAATTGAGGAAGGAAAATTTGAATTAAAACCTCAGGACATCAATTTGATTGAACTCATAACAGAGTTAATTGAAGATTTTTCAGCAATTAAGAAAAAGGATCAACGGTTGACTTTGGTGTATAAACCAGGATTTGATGATCTTGTATATTCGGACAAATCATGCCTTAAACATATTCTCAACAATGTTATATCAAATGCAATAAAGTATTCCGGAGAGGGAAGCCTTGTAGAAATATCACTGCAGTCACATTTAGATTCAGTAGCCATTACGGTAAATGATGAAGGTATTGGAATTCCTGATGAAGAGAAAAAATTTATCTTTGATATTTTCTTTAGGGGAACCAATGTGTTAAATATACAAGGAACCGGATTAGGGCTTAATATTGTTAAGAAGTATCTTGATTCAATTAATGGAAGCATTAGTTTTTCGAGCGTCCAACCAAAAGGAACAAAAGTTTCAATTTTAATTCCCCGATATGTTAAAGAAATATAA
- a CDS encoding CBS domain-containing protein, whose translation MINLKEPVSKIMTKDVIIVTPEDNLLKVKKIFDEHSFHHIPVVNFRDIVGLVSKSDFLLYVNSEGFSRDLEVSEDQKLQFTKVKQIMVTKLGKLESDDRIEVAIDVFLTNFLHCLPVVEGSELKGLITPFDILRYVVAENSK comes from the coding sequence ATGATAAACTTAAAAGAACCGGTAAGTAAAATAATGACCAAAGACGTAATCATTGTCACCCCGGAAGACAATTTGTTGAAAGTTAAGAAGATTTTTGACGAACACTCATTTCACCACATTCCGGTGGTTAACTTCAGGGACATCGTTGGTTTGGTCAGTAAGTCAGATTTTCTGCTTTATGTAAACTCCGAGGGATTTTCAAGGGATCTTGAGGTGTCTGAAGATCAGAAACTACAATTTACCAAGGTTAAACAAATTATGGTAACAAAATTGGGAAAATTGGAAAGTGATGACAGGATTGAAGTGGCAATAGATGTTTTTTTGACCAATTTTTTGCATTGTTTACCAGTAGTGGAGGGATCTGAATTAAAGGGTCTCATTACTCCATTCGATATTCTTAGATATGTAGTTGCTGAGAACAGCAAATAG
- a CDS encoding universal stress protein — protein MYKVILCPYDQSENAGRALEHAAALADYHKAKLIVLSVFDDPFKFEGGSYLLNNNVLAIDLMSKMKIELETEMVKIVSDLKRLHTQLDAELLNLDANDIGESILDTAKTRNVDLIVMGSHGRKGIKRLVMGSVAEYVFRNSSCPVTIVK, from the coding sequence ATGTATAAAGTAATACTTTGCCCTTATGACCAGTCTGAGAATGCAGGGCGGGCTTTAGAGCATGCCGCCGCACTAGCTGATTACCACAAGGCAAAACTGATTGTCTTGAGTGTTTTTGATGATCCGTTCAAGTTTGAAGGGGGGTCATATCTGCTGAATAATAATGTCCTGGCCATTGACCTAATGTCTAAAATGAAGATTGAATTGGAGACTGAAATGGTTAAGATAGTTTCAGATTTGAAAAGGCTCCACACACAATTGGACGCTGAACTTTTAAACCTTGATGCCAATGATATAGGGGAGAGTATTTTGGATACTGCTAAAACAAGAAATGTAGATCTAATTGTGATGGGTTCTCATGGTCGCAAGGGTATAAAAAGATTAGTTATGGGCAGTGTGGCAGAATATGTATTTAGGAACTCCTCCTGTCCTGTGACCATCGTGAAATAA
- a CDS encoding universal stress protein → MGMLLCPVDFSESSKNSLNYGIATAQVLGYSVHVLYVFQVPVASSDAFVFVPSNEELESMKNSYEKKLEEFIMEALSQYPSNEVKTSFEVRYGDVESEILDIAESLKIELIIMGIQGKGFLTEKLIGSTATRVLSESTIPTLVVPASAQFKVPKSILFAYDNKGFTNKAVLKPLLWMAKVFDSNISVVTVFEEIEQFPEMASSLHKESLQPALESYEKTSYHVVQNRDFVEGVKLFLKEHPCDIIYLISRKHNFWTSLFKEKHAKEMAFHGDIPILSNLEC, encoded by the coding sequence ATGGGTATGCTTCTTTGTCCGGTTGATTTTTCTGAAAGTTCCAAAAATTCACTGAATTATGGAATTGCAACTGCGCAAGTGTTGGGTTATTCGGTCCATGTACTTTATGTCTTTCAAGTACCTGTAGCATCATCGGATGCATTTGTGTTTGTTCCAAGTAATGAGGAGTTGGAATCCATGAAGAATTCCTACGAAAAAAAACTTGAGGAATTTATCATGGAGGCATTGTCACAGTATCCTTCAAATGAAGTTAAAACCAGTTTTGAGGTGAGGTATGGTGATGTGGAATCTGAGATTCTGGATATTGCGGAGAGTCTAAAAATTGAGTTGATCATTATGGGTATTCAGGGAAAGGGGTTTTTGACGGAGAAACTGATTGGCAGCACGGCCACCAGAGTCCTGTCTGAAAGTACCATTCCAACATTGGTGGTGCCGGCAAGTGCTCAATTTAAAGTACCAAAAAGTATATTGTTTGCTTATGATAACAAAGGATTTACCAATAAGGCCGTGTTGAAGCCTTTACTTTGGATGGCGAAAGTCTTTGATTCCAATATTTCGGTTGTAACCGTTTTTGAAGAGATTGAGCAATTTCCTGAAATGGCAAGTTCGCTGCATAAAGAAAGTCTCCAGCCCGCTTTGGAATCCTATGAAAAAACCTCCTACCATGTAGTGCAAAATCGAGACTTTGTCGAAGGTGTCAAATTGTTTTTGAAGGAACACCCATGCGATATAATTTATCTTATTAGCCGTAAGCATAATTTCTGGACCTCATTATTTAAAGAAAAACATGCCAAGGAGATGGCATTTCACGGAGATATACCAATTCTTTCAAATCTTGAATGTTAA
- a CDS encoding NAD-dependent epimerase/dehydratase family protein, whose translation MEEDFFLGKTIVVSGGAGFVGSNLVKKLSLQNPARIFVVDNLLSSEEINIKGIPKVEFIRSSIANDDVLEQIYKVRPEYIFHLATYHGNQSSIHDPIADHDNNLITSIKLFDKFKNDSNLKKIVYSAAGCAVAEKSVTTAEATVEDDHVSLVMDSPYSISKIVGEFYAVYYHKQHKLPTVRARFQNVYGPGEILGAGEWRGTPATVWRNVTPTFIYKAIKGMSLQLENAGSGSRDFIFVDDIARGLMACAAKGQPGDVYNLASGRETTIRELAELIMKITGSQSKLEILPKRDWDTSIKRFGSTAKAQEKIGFEAVIQIEEGLRRTVEWTTENLPLIESCILKHQDKLMV comes from the coding sequence ATGGAAGAAGATTTTTTTTTAGGTAAAACAATTGTTGTTTCGGGTGGCGCTGGTTTTGTTGGCAGCAATTTAGTTAAAAAGCTATCCTTACAAAATCCGGCAAGGATATTTGTTGTCGACAATCTGCTATCTTCAGAAGAAATAAATATAAAAGGAATACCCAAGGTTGAATTTATAAGGTCGTCTATTGCCAATGATGATGTACTTGAACAAATTTACAAAGTACGGCCCGAATATATATTTCACCTTGCCACCTATCATGGAAATCAAAGCTCGATTCACGACCCAATAGCGGATCATGACAATAATCTTATAACATCGATCAAACTTTTTGATAAATTTAAAAATGATTCAAATTTAAAAAAGATAGTTTATTCGGCCGCCGGCTGTGCTGTTGCGGAAAAATCAGTAACTACTGCAGAGGCAACTGTTGAAGATGATCATGTGTCACTTGTGATGGACAGCCCTTATTCTATTTCTAAAATCGTGGGTGAGTTTTATGCTGTATACTACCATAAGCAACATAAACTGCCTACTGTGAGAGCTCGCTTTCAAAACGTATATGGTCCAGGAGAAATATTGGGTGCTGGTGAATGGAGAGGCACTCCTGCCACTGTTTGGAGAAATGTAACACCTACATTTATATATAAAGCTATCAAAGGCATGTCATTACAATTAGAAAATGCCGGAAGTGGTTCCAGAGACTTTATTTTTGTGGATGACATTGCAAGAGGTTTAATGGCCTGTGCTGCGAAGGGACAACCTGGTGATGTTTACAATCTTGCCAGTGGTCGAGAGACCACCATTCGAGAGTTGGCTGAATTAATCATGAAGATTACTGGTAGCCAATCAAAACTGGAAATTCTTCCAAAAAGAGATTGGGACACCTCTATAAAGAGATTTGGGAGTACTGCAAAGGCTCAGGAAAAAATAGGTTTTGAAGCAGTGATTCAAATTGAAGAAGGATTAAGGAGGACAGTCGAATGGACCACTGAAAACCTTCCTTTAATTGAATCTTGTATCTTAAAGCACCAGGATAAGCTGATGGTTTAA